From one Sulfolobales archaeon genomic stretch:
- a CDS encoding signal peptidase I has product MRISVSTIVIWVFIAILIAINIASFVSGQSYIAVVSGSSMEPILSTGDVVFILPVRSPSDISLGDVIVYKSQSGRYIIHRVINIISIGGKTYFVTKGDNNPIPDAFGYGYPGVPFENIVGKVISVGGSVLKIPYIGIISLLRGS; this is encoded by the coding sequence ATGAGGATAAGCGTCTCTACAATAGTGATCTGGGTTTTTATAGCGATCCTCATAGCTATAAACATCGCCTCATTCGTCTCAGGTCAAAGCTATATAGCTGTTGTGAGTGGCTCGAGTATGGAGCCCATATTAAGTACAGGTGATGTTGTCTTCATATTACCAGTTAGATCTCCATCAGATATTAGCTTAGGTGATGTGATAGTATATAAGAGCCAGAGCGGTAGATACATAATACATAGGGTTATAAACATAATAAGCATTGGGGGTAAGACCTATTTCGTAACTAAAGGTGATAACAATCCTATCCCAGACGCATTTGGATATGGATATCCAGGCGTTCCTTTTGAAAACATTGTTGGGAAGGTTATATCTGTTGGTGGAAGCGTTCTAAAGATCCCCTATATAGGGATTATCTCACTCCTAAGAGGCTCCTAG
- a CDS encoding chromatin protein Cren7, with product MPRRGRAQDPSRCPNCGAEGVKPDKTWQVVSPLPDAMGRVTITIMGSYRCPNCGHSWKGVVSKIKAGGSGIEIESRGKGRKLEEGEEERRGTVIEIDLEELEREEE from the coding sequence ATGCCTAGGAGGGGTAGGGCTCAAGATCCCAGTAGATGTCCTAACTGCGGCGCCGAAGGTGTTAAACCCGATAAGACATGGCAGGTTGTGTCACCTCTCCCAGACGCTATGGGGAGGGTTACAATAACTATAATGGGATCATATAGATGTCCTAACTGCGGCCATAGCTGGAAGGGTGTTGTAAGCAAGATTAAGGCGGGAGGATCTGGGATAGAGATTGAAAGCCGGGGTAAGGGTAGGAAGCTGGAAGAAGGTGAAGAGGAGAGGAGGGGTACGGTGATAGAGATAGATTTAGAGGAGCTGGAGAGAGAGGAGGAATGA